In Calliopsis andreniformis isolate RMS-2024a chromosome 6, iyCalAndr_principal, whole genome shotgun sequence, a single genomic region encodes these proteins:
- the LOC143180264 gene encoding uncharacterized protein LOC143180264 isoform X3 yields MQENSINVNAVSKQNALISEKTQTANINENQNNTSSQTHLHGQCEIPLNAGTVKRKPLRSYQNRSRHSTNSIQIGSSSTVERVTVSNTGTQLQSPNASIIRGSTPSFCNKSVSPIGQNVTQISTQVHNSLSTANARPQVPTLMTKNLLKTLQPKMEQAKLKQLQNDQRLQGSNVQRLSNMTSVQGSVNTPTRQQTTNAAQQRQQMLSASQLQQLQKQSTPQKILQSPLSPPPENMHNAMDIESPESPPPEKTQINQQNFSTQNEENNSSESIAYLQQIIRKPAETIVQQQIEGNTAKMLVTLSNGEQRLITFDIPNEDCTVQDLLEQANIVYCGSTHVSLVSDPTLGINYIVDARSTASHSTSENHGSQDNKNANQEQSPSSPDENSTPVQQNEEPIYIEGMLAVCSHCGISSIDFNRCLRCKRKLPKDVKSIPMSMGIQEKKETMISVDTFYKKNNERNSSAKLEKLERDGSVYKRGRGRGRGISRARPVHKEPECLTISSDEEEEGKSKKLDGSNNSSFSHDTSNAFSEEMDTILEKEPIITNNSISSPCSDYNIENEDIKDNSVGSPHTALLCRTVRIGSYKYIPPERVIVSQSGVRFGVPLLEDDKNFVSLEVKIQDIVKVLIHFGKSMPVLFFYTSTSTGAMIRELLGMQDPKGPYYDPAGKDHTHKRITLLPEKLSEESKVVLKTVFSRRNLLEELSSKEANDILIRASPKDSLQIQTLARKENQTTTSLSNPSSNGGIQTITVYPPPPAKGGIAINTEDYLCLGEDQFLNDVIIDFYLKYLTLEVLSEVDQHRTHVFSSYFYKRLTSPHAQAGESSVPLSPAAKRHARVQKWTKNVNIFEKDFIIIPINEHAHWFLAIICFPGLVGEVSPHRAHTEENDVRKTVQRSKKLKEVKVQAVTIGSTTLTPVTTTITIDQADDGSERDEAEGDDEEMEMESDDDEAENTEDKTLPKIEQNVPQEKDIVKVPCILIFDSLAGASRARVVATLRDYLSCEYVAKMGTEKVFSKDTIKGSSLKVPQQSNFTDCGLYVLQYVESFFKNPIKNYTLPIKTLKNWFEEIVVTRKREELSKLLFKLMNAKGERDITIPVVSFPTQDGKLKVKAENREAKSVKTEVDDKKKPTVDGENRISNNMPNQTENNEPTNEIVNRTTYQIIPYSPCTSSSSTESNSTEMVTEPKTVPRSSSETMSYLKSKRIPRLMLRTENQDDPQVAKKHKGESFDSCK; encoded by the exons ATGCAGGAAAATAGTATTAATGTAAATGCAGTTTCAAAACAGAATGCTTTGATATCAGAAAAAACTCAAACTGCCAATATAAATGAGAATCAAAATAATACTTCTTCACAa ACTCATCTGCATGGACAGTGTGAAATACCATTGAATGCTGGAACTGTGAAGAGGAAGCCACTTAGATCATATCAAAATAGAAGCCGACATTCAACAAATAGCATACAGATTGGTTCTTCGTCCACTGTTGAAAGGGTGACTGTAAGCAACACAGGAACTCAACTACAAAGCCCTAATGCGTCTATTATTAGAGGTTCTACACCTTCATTCTGTAATAAGTCAGTTAGTCCTATTGGACAAAATGTGACACAAATTTCTACACAAGTACATAATTCCTTGAGTACAGCTAATGCCCGACCTCAAGTTCCTACCTTGATGACGAAGAATTTATTGAAGACACTGCAGCCGAAAATGGAGCAAGCAAAATTGAAACAACTGCAAAATGATCAAAGGTTACAAGGAAGTAATGTACAGCGATTATCAAATATGACATCAGTGCAGGGTTCAGTAAATACTCCTACACGACAACAAACTACGAATGCAGCTCAGCAAAGACAACAGATGTTATCTGCATCACAGCTACAACAACTTCAGAAACAATCCACGCCGCAAAAAATTCTACAATCGCCCCTCTCACCCCCACCTGAAAATATGCATAATGCCATGGATATTGAATCCCCAGAATCACCACCACCAGAAAAAACACAGATAAATCAGCAGAATTTTTCAACacaaaatgaagaaaataaCTCATCTGAAAGTATTGCTTATCTTCAACAAATTATACGTAAACCAGCAGAAACTATAGTTCAACAACAAATAGAAGGAAATACTGCCAAAATGTTAGTTACGCTCTCTAATGGTGAACAAAGATTAATTACATTTGATATACCAAATGAGGATTGTACAGTACAAGATTTATTGGAGCAG GCAAATATCGTATATTGCGGATCAACGCATGTTTCCTTAGTTTCTGATCCTACATTGGGTATAAATTATATTGTGGATGCCAGGTCTACTGCATCACATAGTACAAGTGAAAATCATGGTTCTCAAGATAATAAAAACGCTAATCAAGAGCAGTCCCCTAG TTCACCAGATGAAAACAGCACCCCTGTGCAACAAAATGAG gAACCTATATACATAGAGGGAATGCTTGCTGTTTGTTCACACTGTGGCATCAGTTCAATTGACTTTAATCGATGTTTAAGATGTAAAAGAAAGCTACCAAAGGATGTCAAATCCATACCTATGTCTATGGGTATACAGGAAAAAAAGGAGACCATGATCTCTGTTGAT ACCTTTTACAAGAAAAATAACGAAAGAAATTCATCAGCAAAGTTAGAAAAATTAGAAAGAGATGGATCGGTTTATAAAcgtggaagaggaagaggacggGGTATTTCAAGAGCAAGACCTGTTCATAAGGAACCAG AATGTTTAACAATATCTTCGGATGAGGAAGAAGAAGGCAAAAGTAAAAAGTTGGATGGTTCTAATAACAGTTCGTTTTCTCACGACACAAGTAATGCTTTTAGTGAGGAAATGGATACCATTCTGGAAAAGGAACcaataattacaaacaattcTATTTCTAGCCCATGTTCTGACTATAACATAGAAAATGAAGATATAAAAG aTAATTCCGTTGGATCGCCTCATACTGCTTTATTATGTCGAACAGTAAGGATAGGTTCTTATAAATATATTCCTCCAGAAAGAGTAATAGTTTCTCAAAGTGGAGTAAGATTTGGTGTACCTTTGTTAGAAGATG ATAAAAACTTTGTATCATTAGAAGTTAAAATTCAAGATATCGTGAAAGTACTAATCCATTTTGGTAAATCAATGCCGGTGCTTTTCTTTTATACGTCTACTAGTACTGGAGCTATGATTCGTGAATTACTAGGAATGCAGGATCCGAAAGGACCATATTATGATCCTGCCGGAAAAG ATCATACGCATAAGCGAATAACTTTACTGCCAGAAAAGTTAAGTGAAGAATCAAAAGTCGTGCTAAAAACTGTATTCTCGCGAAGGAATTTGTTAGAAGAATTAAGTTCGAAAGAAGCAAATGATATTCTTATACGAGCATCCCCTAAAGAT AGCTTACAAATCCAAACTCTAGCAAGGAAAGAAAACCAAACAACGACATCATTGAGTAATCCTAGTAGTAATGGTGGAATACAGAC AATAACTGTATATCCTCCACCACCTGCGAAAGGTGGGATAGCAATTAATACTGAAGATTATTTATGTCTTGGAGAAGACCAATTTTTGAATGACGTAATTATAGACttctatttgaaatatttaactttAGAAGTCTTATCAGAGGTCGATCAACACAGAACTCATGTGTTtagttcatatttttataaacgaTTAACGAGTCCGCATGCTCAAGCTGGTGAAAGCAGTGTGCCTCTCTCGCCTGCTGCGAAAAGACATGCCAGAGTGCAAAAATGGACAAAGAATGTTAATATATTTGAAAAAGACTTCATCATAATTCCTATTAATGAACA CGCCCATTGGTTCttggctattatttgttttcctGGACTAGTGGGTGAAGTTTCACCACATCGCGCACATACTGAGGAGAACGATGTTCGTAAGACTGTACAAAGGAGTAAAAAATTAAAGGAAGTAAAGGTTCAAGCTGTTACAATCGGAAGTACAACTCTCACACCAGTGACAACTACTATAACTATAGATCAAGCTGACGATGGTTCTGAAAGAGATGAAGCTGAGGGTGATGATGAAGAAATGGAAATGGAGAGTGATGAT gatgaagcagaaaatacagaggATAAAACATTGCCAAAAATAGAACAGAATGTGCCACAGGAAAAGGATATCGTTAAAGT ACCGTGCATCTTAATATTTGATTCCCTTGCGGGAGCGAGTAGAGCGCGAGTAGTAGCTACATTAAGGGATTACTTAAGTTGCGAATATGTTGCGAAGATGGGAACCGAGAAAGTATTTTCGAAGGATACTATTAAAGGATCATCGTTAAAAGTTCCTCAGCAATCAAATTTTACTGATTGCGGATTATATGTATTACAATATGTGGAGAGCTTTTTTAAA aATCCTATTAAAAATTATACATTGCCAATAAAGACATTGAAAAACTGGTTCGAAGAAATAGTAGTAACTAGAAAAAGGGAGGAATTGTCGAAACTCTTATTTAAGTTAATGAATGCTAAAGGGGAAAGAGATATTACTATTCCAGTTGTAAGCTTTCCTACGCAAGATGGTAAATTAAAGGTTAAGGCTGAAAACCGTGAAGCAAAATCAGTGAAGACGGAAGTAGATGATAAGAAAAAGCCTACAGTAGATGGAGAAAACCGTATTAGTAACAATATGCCAAATCAAACAGAAAATAATGAACCAACTAATGAGATAGTTAATAGGACTACCTATCAGATCATTCCTTATTCTCCGTGTACAAGTTCCAGTTCGACTGAAAGCAACTCAACTGAAATGGTGACTGAACCCAAAACTGTTCCGAG ATCATCCAGTGAAACAATGTCCTATTTAAAATCGAAACGAATCCCCAGGTTAATGTTAAGAACAGAGAATCAGGATGACCCTCAGGTGGCCAAAAAGCACAAAGGAGAGTCTTTTGATTCTTGTAAATAA